TGGGCCTGTTCGCCCCGTTCTCGAAAGGCGGCTATGAAATCGCCACGCTGTCGGCGGGCCTCGCCATCGACGCGCTCGACGCGGTGCTGACCGGCCGCGCGCGCAATGCCTATGCGCTGTGCCGGCCCGCCGGGCATCACTGCCTGGCCGATCAGCCGATGGGCTTCTGCCTGCTCGCCAACATACCGATCGCCATCGAAACGGCGAAAGCGCGGCACGGCCTTGGCAAGGTCGCCGTGCTCGACTGGGACGTCCATCACGGCAACGGCACGCAATCGATCTTCTACGATCGCGACGATGTGCTGACGATCTCGATCCACCAGGACCGCTGCTTCCCCCCGGGCTATTCGGGTTTCGAGGAGCGTGGCGAAGGGAAGGGCACCGGCTTCAACCTCAACGTACCCCTGCCGGCGGGCAGCGGGCACGAGACCTATCTCTACGCGCTGGAGCAGGTGGTGATCCCGGCACTGCGCGATTACGCGCCCGATATGATCGTCGTCGCCAGCGGGCTGGACGCCAACGCGGTCGATCCGCTGGCGCGCCAGTTGCTGCACAGCGACAGCTTCCGTGACATGACGGCGCGTATCGTCGCGCTGGCCGACGAACTGTGCGGCGGGCGCCTCGCGGTCATTCACGAAGGCGGCTATGCCGAAGCCTACGTGCCGTTCTGCGGCCTCGCCATTCTCGAGGCACTGGCTGGCGAACGCAGCGCCGTGACCGACCCGGAGCTGGATTTCTTCCAGGCCCAGCAGCCCGACGAACGCATGATCGCGTTCCACAAGGTGCTGATCGACGAAATGCGCGGGCAACTGGGTTTCTGACCTTTCCCGCCGCCGCTCCCTCGTAGCGGAGCGGAAGGACCGCCCGCCCTCGCCCGCCGAGGGCGCACTGTACAAGGACGGTTGCGGAATGGATCGTTCCCCGATCCTTGCACGCTTCCGTCCGCGCACGCGGTTCGGATCAACCGGCCGAAGCGTCCAGCGCAGCTGGTCAGGGTGAGTTCCGCCGCCCCGCAGTTCTCCGCTAAATGCGCGGTGCTGGACGTCCCTGGGATCAGCAGCAGGTTCGGTGATCGCGCCAGCAGCCACGTCAGGGCCACCTGCAGCATCGCACTGACCGAAGCTGGCACGCGTCTTTCGCAAGGCTCTCTCCGGCGATTGTGCCGCCTTTCCTGAAGACGCATCCCCGGGTCCGTATCGAGGTGACGGTGGAAGACTGCTTCGTCGACATTCTCGCTGCCGGCGCGGCCGCTTATCCGCAGGCTCAAGATTGTTCGAGCCTTCCCGCCGCGAAGTCGCGCGCGAGCGCGATAAAGGCCTGGAAGGCCGCAGAGGAATTGCGTCGATTGGAATAATAGAGGCACAGCGGCACAAGCGGCGGTGTCCAGTCTTCGAGAATGCGCACGAGCCGCCCCGCTACAATGTCGTCGCGTATATCGGCTTCCATGAAATAGCCGATCCCGGTGCCGTTGGTTGCCGCGATCCGGGCCAGGGAGGCCTCGTCGAGGGTGATCGGGCCCTCGACATCGAGCTGCAATTCTTCGCCGTCCTTTTCAAACCGCCATCGGAACAAGGCGCCATTGGGAAGCCGCACGCGAAGACAGGGATAAGCGAGCAACTCCTGCGGCGCCCGGGGAATAACCCTGCTTTCGAAAAAGGCGGGAGATGCGGCCACCGCCATGCGTCTCATTTGACCCAGCGGTATTGCGATCGCGTCGCTGGGCACCAGATCCGCGCTGCGCACGCCCATATCGAAGCCTGCCGCAACGACATCGACAAGCCGGCCCTCGGTGACAAGGTCGATATGAACCTGCGGATAGCGCTGCAGATAGCTGAGGACCAGCGGCGCCATGATTTCACGCGCGGCCGTCGCGAAGGCATTGATGCGCAAGGTGCCGGACGGCGTCTCCTGCTGGGCGCGCACCGTATTCATCGCTTTCTGGATCTCCTCCAGCGCAGGCTTGATCTGAGCGACGAATATCCGGCCCGCATAGGTGAGCGAGACGCTGCGCGTGGTGCGATTGAACAATCGCACGGCAAGCTCCCGCTCGAGCTTGCCCACCGCGTTGCTGATGGCCGTGGTCGACATGCCAAGATCGAGCGCTGCCGCTCGAAACGAGCCGCACCGAACGATGGCCAGGACAGCCTCGAGCTCAATCAGCGAATGGCGAGTCATTGATCCGATTTTCGTGATACTTCATGCCAATTTGTCTCGATTATCAGGCGAAAAGCCCATCGCTAAATGGGCCTCGTCACTATCGAGGAGATCAACATGTCAATGGACCTACCCAAGCCGATCGCCGCCTATGTCGAGGCAAACGCCCGTCTCGACATCGATGGCATGTTGAAGCCCTTCCTCAGCAACGCCGTGTTTTTCGATAACGGTAAGCACTTCGAGGGCGAGGCCGCGATCCGCCAGCTGTTCGAGGAAGAAGTGATGCCGGTGAAGGCAATCTTCACGCCCGATACCGTTCGGGAAGACGGCGGCGACGTGGTCGTCGAAGGCCCCGCCCATGGTGACTTCCCGGGCAGCCCGCTCCGCTTCACCTACCGCTTCACGCTGGAGCGCGGCGCCATCAGGACGCTGGAGACCACGGTATGAACATCAAGACCGATCCCACCGAGTTCGCCGGCAAGCGCGTTCTCGTCAGCGGTGGCACCAAAGGCTTGGGCCGCGCCACCGTCGAACGCTTTCTGGCCGGCGGAGCCCGTGTGGTCACCGCCGCCCGCTCGATCACGGATTCCATAGAAGGCGTCGAATATGTGCAGGCCGACCTGACGACCGCGGAGGGCGGCGAAGCCTTCGCCAAGGCGGCGCTCGAGCGGCTGGGTGGCATCGACATTCTCGCCCATGTCATCGGTGGCTCGGCTTCGCCAGCGGGTGGCTTCGCCGCGCTGACCGACGACCACTGGCTCGCCGAGCTGAATCTCAACCTGCTGGCGACGGTCCGGCTCGATCGCCTGCTGATCCCGCAGATGCTGGAGCGGCACGGCGGCGTTGTGGTGCACGTCACCTCGATCCAGTCCGTCCTACCGCTGCCCGAATCCACGACAGGCTATGCTGCCGCCAAAGCTGCGTTGAGAACTTACAGCAAGTCGATCTCGAAGGAGCTCGGCCCCAAGGGCGTGAGGGTCAACTCCGTCTCGCCCGGCTGGATCATGACGGAGGGCGCTGACGACTTTCTCGAAACACTGCGGGCCGCCAGTGGCGGCACGATCGAGGATGCGCGTCAGTCCGTGCTCGATGCCCTGGGTGGCATCTCGATCGGGCGGGGAGCCGCGCCCGAAGAGGTGGCCGACCTCATCGCCTATCTCGCTTCAGACCGTGCCGCCGCAATCCATGGCGCCGAGTTCGTCATAGACGGCGGAACGATCCGCACCGTTTAAGGGCCGGCTGGCACTCGTCTCGCTCAGGGGAGTTCGCCGCCTTCAATACGGCTGATGTCCGACCCTGGCCTCCTGGCTGCATTCAACGCTCGGTCACATCGCGGTCCATCGGCGCCAGCTTGGCGAGCAACCGGTTCTGCGCGACGAAGGAAACATGCGCTTCGCGCATTGCGCGTTGCAGGTTTTCGACCAGCGCGTTGAGATCGGCGCGCGTCGTCCCCAGCCCCTTGTGCGCGGTCTTCATGTCGCGGCCCGAATAAGGGCACCCCGCGTTCAGGAGATAGCAGAACTGTTCGAACAGCGTGCGCTGCAGCCGCACGAGGTCGTGCTCGGCGAAGATCGCCTTGATCCGGGGATCGGCCACGTTGAGTTCGACGAAACGCGCGGTGATGCGGCGGATGCCGTCCTGCCCGCCAAAGGCCCGCGCCATGCCTTCGCCGGAAAATGGCTTCGCCCCGGCGTTGGCATCGCTCTGCGGGTAGGGATCGACCGGAAGCTCCCCCGTCACGGGATCACGCTGCTTGCGCACGACGCCGAATTCCTTGTCCCAGTCGACCGGCGCTTCGGTTTGTGCCGGCGGCAAGGCTTCCTGAGGCGGTTCGGCCAGCGGCGCAGCGGCCAGCAACAGGGGGAAAAGAAACGGCATGGCAAACCCTCTCAATACGCGAGCTGCAGCGAAAGCAGCCCGCCACGCTGGCCGCCCCTTGTCGCCACCGAACCCACGTCGACGTAGGCTGCGGTCAGCGTTACATGGCGGGTCACCGCCCAGGCTGCGAACACGTCCTTGGCATCATCCTCGCGCGCGATGCCAAGGTTGTCGGGTCGCGTGCGCCATTCGGCGCCCACGGCAAGGCGCGAGGTCACCAGCCAGCCGAGCGAGCCCTCGAACTGCACGCTGCGTCCCGCGTGCTTGTCGCCGCCGAAGCCGAGCAGGCCGAACTGGTTGGCGTTGGTCAGCCGCACGGTGGCATTGGCGAGCACGCTCGCGCCCAGGATCAACTTGGTCGCGCTCACGGTAAAATCGGTGCCGGCGGACGCCCTGGCCCCCACAGCGCGGACAATTCCCGCATCGAGGCTGCGCTTGTGCTCCACGCCGACGCTGACTTGAGGCAGCCAGCCGGGACCATAGACAAGATCGCCGGCCAACCGGACTTTGGCCGAGAAAATGTCCTGGTTGAACTGGAAGCCCCGGCCCAGCCCCAATGCCGCGCCGACATCGCGGGTGTTGAAGTTCTGCCGGGCATAGGCAAGCTCCACCCGGTCGCGGATGCCGATCGCGATCCCGTGCGTGTCGAGCCGGAAATCGGGCAATTCCACCCCGGTGACATGCGCCGAAACGCCCACGGCACGGTCCGTCCCCATGCCCGAAATCGTGGCCCAGGTGGCAAGGCCGCCGCCGCCGCTGCCCTCGATCGTGGTCACGCCGTTGGTCAGGATCAGCTTGCCGCTGTCAAAACTGACGAGATCGCGCGCCGCCGCCGGCGCGCTGAAGGCAAACAGGCCGGCAGCGCAGGCAAGGGCGGGAAGACAGCTCTTTCGCATCGGCGCTCCATAACCACGCCCGGCTTGCGGAATGGTAAAGGCTGCGCGCCCGATGATTGACCAGTTCTTAGGAAAACCCTGCGAAGAAATACCCATGATAACGCGCTTCGTGACTCGGTTGCCCCTCGTACTCGTGTGCCTGATCGGGGTGTCGGCAACCGGCCCGCAGTCCGCCGTGGTCCAGGTGTTCGACCAGCGCGGCCTCCCCGTCGAAGGCGCGGTGATCGAAGTGCCGCCCCCCGCAGGCAGCACCCGTCCGCTCGCTTTCCCCTGGCGCAGCGCCATGGCGCAGCGCAACCTGAACTTCGTTCCCGGCACGCTGATCGTGCCGCAGGGGGCCACCGTCGCCTTCCCCAATCTCGATACCGTGCGCCACAGCATCTACAGCTTTTCCAGGCCCGCGCGCTTCCAGATCGATCTCTATGGCCGCGACCAGACGCGCAGCCAGCGCTTCCCGATCACCGGCACTGTGGCGTTGGGCTGCAACATCCACGACAAGATGCGGGGCTACATCCGCGTCACCAGCACGCCTTATGCTGCCGCTACCGATCTCAACGGGCGTGGCCAGATCGAAGGACTGCCGCGCGGCACCTACCGCGTTACCGTGTGGCATCCGCGCCTGCGCGGCAACGGCAACGAGACGGTTCAGACCATCGCCGTCTCGCCCGGCGCGCCCGCGCGGCTCACGATAGAACTGCGCTGAACCCGTGCCGCACCCGCTGCTCCGCCACCTTGCCGCGCTCCGTCCGCGCACCCTGCGCGCGCGCATCGCCACGCTGTTCATGGCGCTGCTCGCCGGGGTGATGGCGGTCACCGTCGGCGTGGCCGGCAGCGGCGTCAGCCTTTTCGCCCACGCGGTCGCAGAGCGGGATATGGCCGCGAATGCCCGCGTGTTCGAGCAGCTGATCGCCGGCCGCGCGGGGCAGCTGCGCGATGCCGCGATGGTCGTTGCGCGCGACTTCGGCTTCCGCGAGGCCTTCGCCCTCCATGACCAAGCCACCTTGGGCTCCGCACTTGCCAGCCTCGGCGAACGCAGCGGGGCCGAAGTCGCCGCGGTCGTCATGCCCGATGGCACCGTGGTGGCGAGCCCCGGCGCTCCCGCAATAGATGGCAAGGCTCTGCTTCCCGCGCTCGATGCGGGGCGCTCCAGCGGCGTGATCGCTCTCAACGGCCATCTTGGTCTGGCCGTTGCCGCCCCGATCGAGATTCCCGATCTCGCCGGCTGGCTGATCCTAGCCCAGCCGCTTGGCACGCGCGATCTCGATGCGCTGGGCCGCCTATCGGCCGTTCCGATCAAGGCTTCGGTCGCGCCCGCCAGCACGCTCGATCCGGCACAGCGCGCGCTCGGCCTGGGCATGATCGGCGAATTGCCATCGCCGCGAGGCCAGCAG
This window of the Novosphingobium sp. EMRT-2 genome carries:
- a CDS encoding class II histone deacetylase; the encoded protein is MTTPPLFLTDERTFWHSTGVQALFLPIGDWVEPPSGSYGADTPGSKRRLVNLVRAAGFDTKLTVASAPSATRDDLLRVHPASYVDAFKQLSDAGGGELGLFAPFSKGGYEIATLSAGLAIDALDAVLTGRARNAYALCRPAGHHCLADQPMGFCLLANIPIAIETAKARHGLGKVAVLDWDVHHGNGTQSIFYDRDDVLTISIHQDRCFPPGYSGFEERGEGKGTGFNLNVPLPAGSGHETYLYALEQVVIPALRDYAPDMIVVASGLDANAVDPLARQLLHSDSFRDMTARIVALADELCGGRLAVIHEGGYAEAYVPFCGLAILEALAGERSAVTDPELDFFQAQQPDERMIAFHKVLIDEMRGQLGF
- a CDS encoding LysR family transcriptional regulator; its protein translation is MTRHSLIELEAVLAIVRCGSFRAAALDLGMSTTAISNAVGKLERELAVRLFNRTTRSVSLTYAGRIFVAQIKPALEEIQKAMNTVRAQQETPSGTLRINAFATAAREIMAPLVLSYLQRYPQVHIDLVTEGRLVDVVAAGFDMGVRSADLVPSDAIAIPLGQMRRMAVAASPAFFESRVIPRAPQELLAYPCLRVRLPNGALFRWRFEKDGEELQLDVEGPITLDEASLARIAATNGTGIGYFMEADIRDDIVAGRLVRILEDWTPPLVPLCLYYSNRRNSSAAFQAFIALARDFAAGRLEQS
- a CDS encoding nuclear transport factor 2 family protein produces the protein MSMDLPKPIAAYVEANARLDIDGMLKPFLSNAVFFDNGKHFEGEAAIRQLFEEEVMPVKAIFTPDTVREDGGDVVVEGPAHGDFPGSPLRFTYRFTLERGAIRTLETTV
- a CDS encoding SDR family oxidoreductase: MNIKTDPTEFAGKRVLVSGGTKGLGRATVERFLAGGARVVTAARSITDSIEGVEYVQADLTTAEGGEAFAKAALERLGGIDILAHVIGGSASPAGGFAALTDDHWLAELNLNLLATVRLDRLLIPQMLERHGGVVVHVTSIQSVLPLPESTTGYAAAKAALRTYSKSISKELGPKGVRVNSVSPGWIMTEGADDFLETLRAASGGTIEDARQSVLDALGGISIGRGAAPEEVADLIAYLASDRAAAIHGAEFVIDGGTIRTV
- a CDS encoding group 1 truncated hemoglobin gives rise to the protein MPFLFPLLLAAAPLAEPPQEALPPAQTEAPVDWDKEFGVVRKQRDPVTGELPVDPYPQSDANAGAKPFSGEGMARAFGGQDGIRRITARFVELNVADPRIKAIFAEHDLVRLQRTLFEQFCYLLNAGCPYSGRDMKTAHKGLGTTRADLNALVENLQRAMREAHVSFVAQNRLLAKLAPMDRDVTER
- a CDS encoding DUF3034 family protein, whose translation is MRKSCLPALACAAGLFAFSAPAAARDLVSFDSGKLILTNGVTTIEGSGGGGLATWATISGMGTDRAVGVSAHVTGVELPDFRLDTHGIAIGIRDRVELAYARQNFNTRDVGAALGLGRGFQFNQDIFSAKVRLAGDLVYGPGWLPQVSVGVEHKRSLDAGIVRAVGARASAGTDFTVSATKLILGASVLANATVRLTNANQFGLLGFGGDKHAGRSVQFEGSLGWLVTSRLAVGAEWRTRPDNLGIAREDDAKDVFAAWAVTRHVTLTAAYVDVGSVATRGGQRGGLLSLQLAY
- a CDS encoding carboxypeptidase regulatory-like domain-containing protein — its product is MITRFVTRLPLVLVCLIGVSATGPQSAVVQVFDQRGLPVEGAVIEVPPPAGSTRPLAFPWRSAMAQRNLNFVPGTLIVPQGATVAFPNLDTVRHSIYSFSRPARFQIDLYGRDQTRSQRFPITGTVALGCNIHDKMRGYIRVTSTPYAAATDLNGRGQIEGLPRGTYRVTVWHPRLRGNGNETVQTIAVSPGAPARLTIELR